Proteins from a single region of Candidatus Kryptoniota bacterium:
- a CDS encoding BatD family protein yields MKTILKLIFALAITILAETTGAQTFTASVDNTTVSTSDQFQITFTFAGKDINGMKNFNPPDFKGFMIISGPNQSTSMQFINGSVSASASYSYYLQAREAGKFTIGSARIDYEGKPLTTQPIEITVTKGTPPQASTRQSNQSISSKDIGDNLFILATADKQNIYLGEQVTVTYKIYTRLDIASFQPSKLPSYEGLWSEQLNVPSPIPSSLEMYNKKQYRVYTIDRVALFPSQLGELSVTPLVLDIPIQVQQKQKTGDSFFDRFFNDPFFNTAQVVNYTATSNTIRLHVIPLPTKGVPKSFNGAVGDYSLSSSISSTNAKTNEPLSLKFNLSGRGNIQLLNLPDIDLPPGFDKYQPKISQQIDRNGTISGTKTFEYLIVPRDPGTKAIPPEQFSYFSPAKKSYIALASPSYELHVVQGTGSENEAAGGFSKEEITLLGQDIRYIKTTDSDIRRSEGIEVFGFGFWAGAIVPLVAFGGLVTWRRKQDRLAGNLQLLRYQRAEKIARKRFKNAKALMDSGNQTGFYAEISQAVFGYLEDKLHIPKSDVSSEFAASELRKRNVKEEVIAQLKDCVDRCEFMRFAPAGEGAPAMKEMYAGLTHVVVELEKHLAGGTVKKNV; encoded by the coding sequence ATGAAGACAATTTTGAAATTAATTTTCGCGCTTGCAATCACGATACTCGCTGAAACCACGGGTGCGCAGACTTTTACGGCATCAGTAGACAACACCACGGTATCAACCTCAGATCAGTTCCAGATTACATTTACATTTGCGGGAAAAGACATTAACGGGATGAAGAATTTCAATCCTCCCGACTTCAAGGGATTCATGATAATATCGGGCCCGAACCAATCCACGAGTATGCAGTTCATAAACGGATCGGTCTCTGCGTCGGCGTCTTACTCATATTATCTTCAAGCTCGGGAGGCAGGAAAGTTCACGATCGGGAGCGCTAGGATCGATTACGAAGGGAAACCTCTTACCACGCAGCCGATTGAGATTACGGTTACAAAAGGCACTCCTCCGCAGGCGAGCACGCGACAGAGTAACCAGAGCATCTCTTCGAAAGATATAGGCGACAACCTCTTCATTCTGGCCACAGCCGACAAGCAGAACATCTACCTGGGAGAGCAGGTGACAGTCACGTACAAAATTTACACGCGGCTCGACATTGCGTCCTTCCAGCCTTCCAAACTTCCCTCCTACGAGGGATTATGGTCGGAACAATTAAACGTTCCGAGTCCGATCCCATCCTCCCTGGAAATGTACAACAAGAAACAATACCGGGTGTATACGATAGATAGAGTTGCCCTTTTTCCTTCACAGCTTGGTGAGTTATCAGTCACGCCGCTCGTCCTCGACATACCGATCCAGGTGCAGCAAAAACAAAAAACCGGCGACAGTTTTTTCGACAGGTTCTTCAACGATCCGTTCTTCAATACAGCTCAGGTCGTCAACTATACTGCCACCTCCAACACGATCCGCCTTCATGTGATCCCGCTTCCCACGAAAGGAGTTCCGAAATCTTTCAACGGAGCCGTGGGCGACTACTCGCTCTCGTCATCCATCAGCTCGACAAACGCCAAGACGAACGAACCGCTGTCGCTGAAGTTTAACCTGAGCGGCCGCGGCAACATACAGCTGCTGAACCTTCCCGATATTGATCTCCCGCCCGGATTCGATAAGTATCAGCCGAAGATTTCCCAGCAGATAGACAGAAACGGAACGATTTCAGGGACAAAAACTTTCGAATATCTCATCGTGCCGAGAGACCCGGGGACAAAAGCAATTCCACCCGAACAGTTTTCATACTTCAGTCCGGCTAAGAAGTCATACATAGCACTCGCATCCCCGTCGTACGAATTGCATGTAGTACAGGGGACGGGCTCGGAGAACGAAGCCGCGGGAGGATTCTCGAAGGAGGAGATAACCCTGCTCGGACAGGACATCAGGTACATAAAGACGACCGACAGCGACATCAGAAGGAGCGAGGGAATAGAAGTATTCGGTTTCGGATTCTGGGCCGGGGCAATCGTCCCTCTGGTAGCTTTCGGCGGACTAGTCACATGGCGGAGGAAGCAGGACAGGCTGGCGGGCAATCTCCAGCTTCTCCGGTACCAAAGGGCGGAGAAGATCGCCCGGAAGAGATTCAAGAACGCCAAAGCGTTGATGGACTCCGGAAATCAGACGGGATTTTACGCGGAGATTTCGCAGGCTGTCTTCGGATACCTGGAAGACAAGCTTCACATTCCAAAATCGGATGTGTCGTCCGAATTTGCGGCTTCCGAACTCAGGAAGAGAAACGTGAAGGAAGAAGTGATTGCTCAACTTAAGGACTGCGTCGACAGGTGTGAGTTCATGAGATTCGCTCCCGCCGGCGAGGGCGCACCCGCCATGAAGGAGATGTATGCGGGGCTGACTCATGTCGTCGTGGAACTCGAGAAGCATCTCGCCGGAGGAACGGTAAAGAAGAATGTTTAA
- a CDS encoding tetratricopeptide repeat protein, which translates to MRNKYLIAYSTLFVIFASAGFAPAQTIRSHVNKGVKLYKDGRYVDSEVEFKKGLAQAPANFQAHYNLGDSYYKEGKYDEAMKSYNTALPKAGGENRKSDIFYNMGNSLLKDKKIKESIGAYVDALKLNPNDQDAKYNLSYAIDLLKNQNQNKDKNKNNQDKNDQKQNKQDNNQKNKDQNKQQQNQQAQMKQSKISRDQAEAILSALNNDEKALQKRLRKMKAEQAKTDKDW; encoded by the coding sequence ATGAGAAATAAATACTTGATTGCATATTCTACCCTATTCGTGATATTTGCATCGGCCGGGTTCGCACCGGCGCAAACCATAAGGTCACATGTCAACAAGGGCGTCAAACTTTACAAGGACGGAAGATACGTAGACTCTGAGGTGGAATTCAAGAAAGGTCTCGCTCAGGCGCCGGCAAATTTCCAGGCCCACTACAACCTCGGCGATTCTTACTACAAAGAAGGTAAATACGACGAGGCCATGAAATCGTACAACACAGCGCTGCCGAAAGCCGGCGGCGAGAACCGGAAGTCCGATATATTTTACAACATGGGAAACTCGCTTCTCAAAGATAAGAAGATCAAGGAAAGCATCGGCGCATACGTGGACGCGCTCAAACTTAATCCGAACGACCAGGACGCGAAATATAATTTATCTTACGCGATCGACCTGCTGAAAAACCAGAATCAGAATAAAGACAAGAATAAAAACAATCAGGATAAGAACGATCAAAAGCAGAATAAGCAGGACAACAATCAGAAGAACAAAGACCAGAATAAACAGCAGCAGAACCAGCAGGCCCAGATGAAACAGAGCAAAATCTCAAGGGACCAGGCCGAAGCGATACTCAGCGCGCTGAACAACGACGAGAAGGCGTTGCAGAAGAGGCTCAGGAAAATGAAGGCTGAACAGGCGAAGACAGATAAGGATTGGTAA
- a CDS encoding VWA domain-containing protein codes for MFRFAHPEYLNGLYVIPLVIMSLWYAAVRRNRAVGNFADRKLHHILIPAYSGWKAFLRSGTIVIVIALLFLAAADPQVGTRIENVKQTGIDIYILLDVSLSMQAQDIKPSRLEKAKFEISNLIQKLSGDRIGLIVFAGEPFVQFPLTTDYSAASLFLSAADVSTVPDQGTAIASAIQLATRSFDYTTPRERMIVIFTDGEDHEGNLGEAISDAKSKNVLIYTVGLGSPDGVPIPVYNDQGQQTGFKQDRSGKTVLTKLDESALSEISSGTGGEYFRGTNDRDELDIIYKDLSKLKKAELGEKKVTDFEDRFYYFLAPAIFLLLVEFQMSERKSALFGRLNRKLGLTADSDEKE; via the coding sequence ATGTTTCGATTCGCTCATCCCGAATATCTTAACGGCCTGTACGTCATCCCGCTGGTGATAATGAGTCTCTGGTACGCGGCAGTAAGGCGGAACCGGGCCGTGGGCAACTTTGCGGACAGGAAGCTGCACCATATACTTATTCCCGCTTATAGCGGCTGGAAAGCTTTCCTCAGATCGGGTACGATCGTAATTGTCATCGCTCTCCTTTTTCTCGCCGCGGCCGATCCGCAGGTCGGGACCAGGATCGAAAATGTCAAGCAGACAGGAATCGACATTTATATTCTTTTGGACGTCTCGCTAAGCATGCAGGCGCAGGACATAAAACCAAGCAGGCTTGAGAAGGCGAAATTTGAAATATCGAACCTCATTCAGAAACTCAGCGGCGACCGGATTGGCCTTATAGTTTTTGCGGGTGAACCGTTCGTGCAGTTTCCGCTGACGACGGACTATTCCGCGGCGAGTCTTTTTCTTTCAGCGGCAGACGTCTCCACGGTGCCAGACCAGGGAACGGCAATCGCATCGGCAATACAACTCGCGACGCGCTCATTCGACTACACGACACCGCGTGAACGGATGATTGTTATCTTTACGGACGGCGAAGATCACGAGGGAAATCTCGGTGAGGCGATAAGTGACGCGAAGAGCAAAAACGTTCTTATCTACACAGTCGGACTCGGCTCACCGGACGGAGTTCCAATACCGGTTTACAATGATCAAGGTCAGCAGACCGGTTTCAAGCAGGACAGATCGGGGAAAACTGTTTTGACAAAGCTCGATGAATCCGCATTGAGTGAGATTTCTTCCGGCACAGGAGGAGAATACTTCAGGGGTACTAACGACCGGGATGAGCTTGATATTATCTACAAGGATCTTTCCAAACTGAAGAAGGCGGAGCTCGGCGAGAAAAAAGTCACTGACTTCGAGGACAGATTTTACTATTTTCTGGCACCGGCAATATTTCTTCTTCTGGTCGAATTCCAGATGTCAGAGCGTAAATCGGCACTTTTCGGCAGATTGAATCGGAAACTTGGCCTCACAGCCGACTCAGACGAGAAAGAGTGA
- a CDS encoding VWA domain-containing protein, whose translation MKFAYPWVLYFLAIIPAMIFWYWRIGAKRQTSLTYSSLKIFQSVPPSWKERARHLPVALRSIATAILIIALARPQSFSTGQNVTTEGIDIVLAVDISGSMRSEDFKPNRVDAAKSVADKFIDGRPNDRIGLVIFAGEAFTQCPITIDHRVLKDLLQKIDPSMLPDGTAIGNGIADAVGRLKDGQAKSKIIILLTDGASNAGEIDPRTAAEIAKTYGIRVYTICVGTGAPAPYPVQTPYGLRYQMVSFAIDEGLLKDIADITGGQAYVASNNRTLEEIYKKIDQLEKSRIEVTSYRNAAELFPAWLNAGLLILLLELSLSKTILRKSP comes from the coding sequence GTGAAGTTCGCTTATCCGTGGGTCCTCTACTTTCTCGCAATTATTCCCGCGATGATCTTCTGGTACTGGAGGATCGGCGCGAAAAGACAGACATCCCTGACTTATTCTTCGCTCAAGATATTCCAGTCTGTACCACCATCGTGGAAGGAGAGGGCGAGGCATCTGCCGGTCGCGCTTCGCTCAATCGCAACAGCCATCCTCATCATCGCACTCGCGAGGCCGCAGAGTTTCTCGACGGGTCAGAACGTTACCACTGAAGGAATCGATATCGTGCTCGCGGTGGACATTTCAGGAAGCATGAGGTCTGAAGACTTCAAACCGAACCGCGTGGATGCGGCAAAGAGCGTTGCCGATAAGTTCATAGACGGCAGGCCGAACGACAGGATAGGACTGGTCATCTTCGCGGGTGAGGCGTTCACTCAATGTCCGATCACTATCGATCACCGGGTTTTGAAAGATCTCCTGCAGAAAATCGATCCGAGCATGCTTCCCGACGGAACCGCCATAGGCAACGGCATCGCTGACGCGGTTGGCAGACTGAAAGATGGACAGGCTAAGAGCAAAATCATTATCCTCCTGACCGACGGCGCCAGTAATGCGGGCGAGATAGACCCTCGGACCGCTGCCGAAATCGCGAAGACGTATGGAATACGTGTATACACGATCTGTGTCGGCACCGGTGCCCCCGCACCATATCCCGTCCAGACACCGTATGGACTCCGTTACCAGATGGTCTCCTTTGCGATCGACGAAGGCTTGCTCAAAGACATCGCCGATATAACCGGCGGACAGGCGTATGTCGCTTCGAACAACAGAACGCTCGAAGAAATCTACAAGAAGATCGACCAGCTCGAAAAATCGAGGATCGAAGTCACTTCTTACCGTAACGCCGCCGAACTTTTCCCGGCGTGGCTGAATGCCGGCCTCCTCATACTTCTCCTTGAGCTGTCGCTCTCAAAAACAATACTGAGAAAGTCCCCGTAG
- a CDS encoding DUF58 domain-containing protein, with protein MLTKELLKQVRQIEIQTKGLVNQVFSGEYHSVFKGRGMEFSEVREYQLGDDIRSIDWNVTARFGHPFVKIFEEERELTIILLVDLSGSLVFGSVEKTKQQIAAEISAILAFSALKNNDKVGLILFTDGIETFVPPRKGRKHVLRIIREVLSFEAKGKSTNIKSALEFMNSAIKKRSIVFLISDFMDSGHEKILRVVGKKHDLIGIVLNDRREEEIPRMGLVKFLDAETGKERWIDTEDKRTRDMFKKSRETIRANRKSLFLSSHLDSIEIQTGENYIKPLVKFFKLRQTRW; from the coding sequence ATGCTTACCAAAGAACTTCTGAAACAGGTCAGACAGATTGAAATCCAGACGAAGGGTCTGGTTAACCAGGTCTTCTCCGGTGAATACCATTCCGTTTTCAAAGGAAGAGGTATGGAGTTTTCCGAAGTGCGGGAGTATCAGCTAGGGGACGATATCAGGAGCATCGACTGGAACGTGACAGCGCGTTTCGGCCATCCTTTCGTAAAGATCTTCGAAGAGGAGCGTGAGCTCACGATTATCTTGTTGGTCGACCTGAGCGGCTCACTAGTCTTCGGCTCGGTTGAGAAGACAAAGCAGCAGATCGCCGCCGAGATCAGCGCAATCCTCGCATTCTCCGCACTTAAGAACAACGATAAGGTCGGTCTTATTCTCTTCACCGACGGCATCGAGACGTTTGTTCCTCCAAGAAAAGGGAGAAAACATGTCCTGAGGATTATCCGTGAAGTCCTTTCGTTCGAAGCAAAGGGTAAATCCACGAATATCAAGTCCGCCCTGGAATTCATGAATTCTGCGATCAAGAAACGGAGCATAGTGTTTCTCATTTCAGACTTTATGGATTCGGGGCACGAAAAGATTCTGCGCGTGGTCGGAAAGAAGCACGACCTTATCGGGATCGTGCTCAACGACAGGAGGGAAGAAGAAATACCGAGGATGGGATTGGTGAAATTCCTCGACGCCGAAACCGGAAAGGAAAGATGGATCGATACCGAGGACAAGAGAACGAGAGACATGTTCAAAAAGTCGAGGGAGACTATTCGGGCGAACAGGAAATCGCTATTCTTGTCGAGTCATCTCGACAGTATCGAGATTCAAACCGGGGAGAACTACATAAAACCCCTTGTAAAGTTTTTCAAATTGAGACAAACACGGTGGTAA
- a CDS encoding AAA family ATPase: MDITALNEKIKQDSAFVDLLMNEIGKVIVGQKPMVERLVIGLLSNGHILLEGVPGLAKTLAIKTLSSATKAKFQRIQFTPDLLPADLIGTQIYNQKDGSFMIRKGPIFSNFILADEINRAPAKVQSALLEAMQERQVTIGDQTFKLEEPFLVLATQNPIEQEGTYPLPEAQVDRFMLKVKISYPTRDEELKIMRQNVGMTDGVVQQVVTPKDILRARGLVHEVYIDEKIEKYILDIVFATRSPKEFGLPNLADFISYGASPRASINLALGAKALAFIRRRGYVIPEDVRGIALDVLRHRIAITYEAEAEEITTEDVIREILNKVEVP, from the coding sequence TTGGATATTACAGCACTTAACGAAAAGATCAAGCAGGACAGCGCGTTCGTCGATCTTCTGATGAACGAAATCGGCAAAGTCATCGTGGGACAGAAGCCGATGGTAGAAAGACTTGTCATAGGACTCCTCAGCAATGGCCACATCCTACTCGAGGGTGTTCCCGGTCTTGCAAAAACACTCGCGATCAAAACGCTGTCGTCCGCAACGAAAGCGAAGTTCCAGAGGATCCAGTTCACGCCCGATCTCCTTCCGGCAGATTTGATTGGAACTCAGATCTACAACCAGAAGGACGGAAGCTTCATGATCAGGAAGGGCCCGATCTTTTCCAATTTTATTCTTGCAGATGAAATCAATCGGGCACCCGCAAAAGTCCAGAGCGCACTACTTGAAGCAATGCAGGAAAGACAGGTCACGATCGGGGATCAGACGTTTAAGCTTGAAGAACCTTTCCTCGTCCTCGCGACACAGAACCCGATAGAACAGGAGGGGACATATCCTCTTCCTGAAGCCCAGGTCGACAGGTTCATGCTGAAGGTAAAGATATCATATCCCACCCGTGATGAAGAATTGAAGATCATGCGCCAGAACGTCGGCATGACCGACGGCGTGGTGCAGCAGGTGGTAACCCCCAAGGACATCCTCAGAGCCCGCGGTCTTGTCCATGAGGTATACATCGATGAAAAGATCGAGAAGTATATACTCGACATAGTATTTGCCACGCGTTCTCCGAAGGAGTTCGGCCTGCCGAATCTTGCGGACTTCATCAGTTACGGAGCCTCACCGCGGGCGTCAATCAACCTGGCCCTCGGTGCAAAGGCGCTGGCGTTTATCCGGAGACGGGGCTATGTCATTCCGGAAGATGTCAGAGGAATTGCGCTTGATGTCCTTCGCCACCGCATCGCGATAACATACGAAGCCGAGGCCGAGGAGATAACGACCGAGGACGTTATTAGAGAAATCCTGAATAAGGTGGAAGTGCCGTAA
- a CDS encoding LacI family DNA-binding transcriptional regulator, translated as MKKITIEDVAKRAGVSKGTVSAVINAKNTVKPGTRDRILEIMKEVNFRPRGTARNLKNGAQDKSIAIIIKDLNYPFYTSIATGVKDYAAQKGYSVIITSSDDNHEREKKLSHLFSTKDIKGTIIAPIVQGSAEIEHLFKLKMINHPFVLLEDVKGIQANVVAIDNLRAIKKAVKYLIEGGHTKIVHFAGPPQSSHTQERIEGFRDAFSESTLVFNENMIVSIGSHYEESYGKTIEYFRKLDRNDFPTAIVCFNDQQALAVMTALKQLKISVPQEISIIGNDDIYYAKMYPIPLTTIQAPQQEIGKTAAEILIRNIESSTLLPIERVVLDTEFVIRESSRVLNGTK; from the coding sequence ATGAAGAAAATTACTATCGAAGACGTTGCAAAACGCGCCGGGGTCTCGAAGGGGACGGTTTCTGCGGTCATAAACGCGAAGAACACCGTCAAACCGGGCACGAGAGATCGGATACTCGAGATAATGAAGGAAGTGAATTTTCGACCAAGGGGGACGGCCAGAAACCTGAAGAACGGGGCTCAGGACAAGAGCATCGCGATCATCATAAAAGATTTGAACTATCCATTTTATACATCGATCGCCACAGGTGTAAAGGATTATGCCGCACAAAAAGGTTATTCGGTGATCATCACAAGTTCCGATGACAATCACGAACGCGAAAAGAAACTCTCACATCTCTTTTCGACGAAGGACATAAAGGGGACCATAATCGCACCGATCGTACAGGGCTCTGCTGAAATCGAGCACCTATTCAAGTTGAAGATGATAAATCATCCTTTCGTACTTCTCGAGGACGTCAAGGGCATACAAGCAAACGTGGTGGCAATCGACAACCTTAGAGCGATAAAAAAGGCGGTGAAATATCTTATCGAAGGCGGGCATACCAAGATCGTGCATTTCGCTGGTCCGCCGCAGTCATCCCACACGCAGGAACGCATCGAGGGATTCCGCGACGCGTTTAGCGAGAGCACTCTGGTGTTCAACGAAAACATGATCGTCTCGATCGGATCGCACTACGAAGAGAGCTACGGCAAGACAATCGAATATTTTAGGAAACTGGACAGGAATGATTTTCCGACTGCAATTGTTTGTTTCAATGATCAGCAAGCACTCGCGGTAATGACGGCTCTTAAACAACTGAAGATATCTGTACCGCAAGAGATATCGATTATCGGAAATGACGACATCTATTATGCCAAGATGTACCCGATACCGTTGACAACGATACAAGCGCCTCAGCAAGAGATCGGGAAAACTGCAGCCGAGATCCTGATAAGGAACATCGAATCTTCGACGCTCCTACCGATCGAGCGGGTCGTACTCGATACGGAGTTTGTGATCAGAGAATCCTCAAGAGTTTTGAACGGCACGAAATAG
- a CDS encoding alpha-L-fucosidase: protein MTRSTTTTHLLFCLFTFALVNPFSSAFAQEKKFNFVAIGRTDTKSEIITKAANVVPTTEQYEWQKMECIAFVHFGMNTFTETQIGSGHADPNLFDPTGLDCDQWARVLKNAGMKMAILTAKHHDGFCLWPSRFTDYSVKSSRWKNGKGDVVKEFVDACRKHGLKVGLYLSPWDRNNTAYGTPAYNTYLMNQLRELLSNYGKISEVWFDGYRGPGAKPESYHWHGHYRLIRQLQPDALIAVMGPDVRWVGTESGYGRETEWDVIPLDVNGENISKEEDGDHPLDSIFIPRNYMGDDLGSRDSLYSASALFWYPAETDVSIRPGWFYDSSQDTSVKSVDQLVDIYFNSVGKNSVLLLNVPADKRGLISDYDIKALDGFHRVLKKTFSVNLSSDAIVRHGGEKGLKYAKLFGDHRFWSGPDNTDTSSLEFDLKGEKTFDVAMLQEEITVGQRIEKFHVDYWDEGGWKKLTEGTTVGYKRLLRFKPVKTSRVRLVIESSRLNPTLANFGLYMLPERYVQFSHSE, encoded by the coding sequence ATGACGAGGAGTACCACAACGACTCACCTGCTATTCTGTCTTTTCACTTTCGCTCTAGTGAATCCGTTTTCGAGCGCATTCGCCCAGGAAAAGAAATTTAACTTCGTCGCGATCGGTCGAACCGACACTAAGTCAGAAATCATCACCAAGGCAGCGAATGTTGTTCCGACAACGGAGCAGTACGAGTGGCAGAAGATGGAGTGTATCGCGTTCGTCCACTTCGGTATGAACACGTTCACTGAGACACAGATTGGGAGCGGACATGCGGATCCGAATCTGTTCGATCCAACCGGGCTCGACTGCGATCAATGGGCACGCGTCCTCAAAAACGCCGGAATGAAAATGGCAATCCTCACCGCGAAACACCACGACGGTTTCTGTCTCTGGCCAAGCAGATTTACGGACTACTCGGTCAAGAGCAGCCGATGGAAGAACGGGAAGGGAGATGTCGTTAAAGAATTTGTCGACGCGTGCAGGAAGCACGGACTCAAGGTGGGTCTTTATCTTTCTCCATGGGACAGAAACAATACGGCGTACGGCACTCCCGCTTACAACACTTATCTCATGAACCAGCTGCGCGAGCTTCTATCTAATTACGGGAAGATAAGTGAAGTCTGGTTCGACGGTTACCGTGGACCTGGTGCGAAGCCGGAGTCTTACCACTGGCACGGGCATTACCGGCTGATCAGGCAGCTCCAACCAGATGCTCTGATCGCCGTAATGGGTCCCGACGTTCGGTGGGTCGGAACCGAATCAGGTTACGGCAGGGAGACCGAGTGGGATGTAATTCCGCTCGACGTGAACGGTGAAAATATATCGAAGGAAGAAGACGGCGATCACCCGCTTGACAGCATTTTTATCCCGCGCAACTATATGGGAGATGATCTCGGCAGCAGAGATTCGTTGTACAGCGCGAGCGCGTTGTTCTGGTATCCCGCGGAGACCGATGTGTCCATCCGGCCCGGCTGGTTCTACGACTCGTCGCAGGACACATCCGTCAAGTCCGTCGATCAGCTTGTCGACATTTACTTCAACTCTGTCGGGAAGAATTCCGTTTTGCTTCTCAACGTTCCTGCAGACAAAAGGGGACTGATCTCGGATTACGACATAAAAGCGCTTGACGGATTTCACAGAGTTCTCAAAAAGACATTTAGCGTCAACCTCTCAAGCGATGCGATTGTCAGGCATGGCGGGGAGAAGGGATTGAAGTATGCTAAACTGTTCGGTGATCATAGATTCTGGTCGGGTCCGGATAATACCGATACGAGTTCTCTGGAATTCGACCTCAAAGGTGAAAAGACATTCGATGTCGCGATGCTTCAGGAAGAAATAACCGTAGGCCAGAGGATTGAGAAGTTTCACGTCGATTATTGGGACGAAGGCGGTTGGAAGAAGCTTACTGAGGGAACAACAGTTGGGTATAAAAGACTCTTGCGATTTAAGCCCGTCAAGACTTCTCGCGTACGGTTGGTAATTGAGAGTTCGAGACTCAATCCGACGCTCGCGAATTTCGGATTGTACATGCTTCCGGAACGATACGTTCAGTTCTCACACTCCGAATGA